Genomic segment of Triticum aestivum cultivar Chinese Spring chromosome 6A, IWGSC CS RefSeq v2.1, whole genome shotgun sequence:
CGGTGCCACCCACTTGAGTAttgtaatgccgcgagagtagaTATTTGTCTCCCGCTTTGCGGCCATTTGTCTTAAACCTTCtcccttaatcaatgaaaatggcaaatcttttgccttgtttcaaaaaatacATCGTACAGCACAATCCGGCATCAACTGTTGAATGTACATATCAATAGTACGATGGTAAGCCACATGGGTTGGACAAACTACAAGAATGTCTGCATATATGCCCAATGGCATGTGGTTTTAAACATTCAGCCCCCGATCACGCTTTAGCCTGAACCACCTGTGCCTTTCAGCACCTCGTGCACTGCAGAAAAATCCAGGTCGCCAAGTCCCAAGCTTCTTGCTTTCTTGAATGCCTGAGATCCAGTGCCGAGTTGCATGTTTATTAGCTTTGTTGTAATGTTTTGAAGGtaggaggggagggggggggggggggggggggcatacctCATTGGAAGCAGCTGCCACTGGCATGGACACGGCATTTTCATCTCCCAACGACAGAGCCAACCTCATATCCTTCTGCTGATGTTTGAGGGGAAATGCTGGATTGTAGCTGCCCTGCAGCATTGAAGGCCCTTTCATCTTGAACATCGGATTTGCGATTGCACCGAGATCCTGCAGGTCAAAACATAACCATGGTTGTTTGATTTGGTAGTAAAGGAAGTAACAGCAGGGGTGTTGCATAACCAAGCACAGTACCAGGACATCAAGAAGCGTCTGGGGGCTCAACCCACTTTTGTCAGCCAAACAGAGTCCCTCAGAAAAAGCATTCATCATACTGCAGCAAAATAAAAATGTCATGCATTATTGCAGTCGACGGATTTACGTCCCCGAAAGGCAGAGTAGATGATGCGGCAGCAAATAAAAGAGCTCATAGATTTCTGGATGTTGAACAAACGTAGCAAAAATTAAAAGCTCGTTTAGACGAGAAAGCTACAAAACCCGCAATGGAGCAGGTTTCAGATCCGTACTAAGCTTGCTGGCTATGAATATAAAGATTATCAGTTGATTTGCCATTCTGCATAGACTGAGGTGCGAATTCACAGGGTAAAACAGTAACCATATCTACTGCACTGAACTACTAACAGATCAGTTTACGAAAGTATCAGCGGTCAAGCTTCTCAGTGGTATTCTGCATACTGACGTTCCAGATACCCTGGATATAATACTATTATAGAGACCGGTTAATATACGATGTGAAAATGCAATGCTGCTTGCagttagggcctgtttggttccaataagtcacctgacttataagtcaggtgacttaaaaccagtgacttataagtcacgcctgtttggttgtcatcTGAGTTATAAGTCACCTGAGCACACCTTCCCATCTTGTTTTTTATGTAAAGGTGGTGGGACCCATGCAAAAggaggtgacttataagttttaagttggggtggagcaacttatgacttataagttggggtgacttataagttgggtctgtttggcaaaataagtcacttttttcacttttcgacttataagttggtgacatatttggaaccaaacagggccttactaCACTTGAATGTTTTGCCGATGTGTACAAAGATAGTCACCTTCCCATGATCATGTTGACCACCAGTTTCATCTTTGCTCCATTTCCCATCTCCCCCAGAAAGAATGACTTCTTCCCAAGTACATCAAATGCAGGGACCATATCATCATATAGTGCCTGAAACATTCAAGGAGTGGATCCAATTAAGCAAACATGGAATCTTAGGGGGAGTTTAATTGTATTATGTGTGGTAGATTAGATATAGCACTACCAATTTACACCCTAACGGTTAAAAGAATCACTAGGACGCAAATTGGTGAAATTACCCAGATTAAGTATCAATTTTGAATCCACACTCAATGTTCGATGTACTAAATACTATATCTATACCGTATCTCCTAGCACTTTGTAGTTTTATGGTGATTGATATCTCCACCCTACTAACTTTAATAGCTCTTCTGTTTTCTGGCAAGTACTTCAAAACTACCTACAAAGAGTCACTGACACTGCTATACTATTATGTTAGCACttggcagaaaagaaaagagggggggggggggagtatttGTATAACCAAGCAGGCACCAGGCACACATAGGCAAGAAATTATTATGGGCACTACAAGGGTTGAATATTGCCAAGAGTTTCACTGTTTTTTGCTACAAGAAAATGAGTTTCCATGCTTTACATAACAAGGAAAATATTATGATCATTATACCAAAATCACCAGAAGCAATCAATCGAAAGAAGTGAGCTGGAGATATGGCGGAAAATGTTTCTAGGAAAAATCTTTGTTTAAAGCACAATTTGGTTTGCAATAACGCTTGCAAGTGATCATCACAACAGAGTGAATTACCTTGTCGCCTGCAGCAAGAATGACCAATTGGCCATCTTCAGCTGGCTTCTTGCTCCCTGAAACTGGAGCTTCAACAAAAGCTCCGCCCTTTTGTTTAACCGCCTGCAAAACATTTTATCAAGGAAAGTTCATTGCACTAAACACTAATGATTTTACTAATGAAAGTAGCCAATCTAGCATTGATATAATTGATATACGCCTATTATGTGATTCAGTTTCCTCTTTAAATACGTCCACACAAAACATTGGGGATATTCTTTTAGTCCAGCATATTCTACCTGTGGCCAGCTACTTATACTCTGGCGAACTCTATTCACAAGTAGATACAATAAAATGTAACCCAACTATCTGAACATAACCTAACCCTCTGAACATGGGCATCAATGACGCAAAAGGTGAGTAATGGGTTCACAACAGCTTAATCAATCGACTTGAGACTAGCACCCAATTCAGGAACTCGGGATTGAGAACCAAAAGAACACAACCTCACCCTTTTCTAGTGTGTGATAACGATGCCCAGCCAAAGAAAGTAACCAATCTAGTCATTGCGATGACAAAActtaggggggggggggtgtctcaAAATTGATGAAATAAAAAGGGCAGAAAGAAAACCATGTTAATTGGAGAAGAAGGGAATAAACTCATAGATATGCTAGAAATATATTAGGTTGATACTGTCAACAAATAAGGACTAAGATTTAGCATTTGCTAGAAACACAAATTTAGGCAAATGCAATATGTGACTTGTATTCATCTATTTGTTCCTCACCATATATTATGAGAGCGTACGATTCGTTATATCAGGCCCACTATTGATCTAGGAATGCATCGTCTCCTACATCTCTTCTCACTTATGCTTCACTATTTGGGAATTCATCTATTTGTGCTTCATTATTCCATCGTCTCCTACATCTCTTCTCACTTATGCCTATGCCGATTGGGTTCGCTGTCCTACTCCTTAAGCCTGCTGCTCAACACATCGATTCTGTGTATGCTTGGGCGATGATATCATTTCTTGGTCTTCCAAATAAGAACGTCACGAGTCCCAGTCTATTGTGTAAGCCAAGTATCATGCCACAACTCACGATGTCGCTGAAACATGTTGGTTATGCCAGCTGCTGCAGGAGCTACATCATCGACTCGCATATTGTACATTGTTTACTGAGACAAAACCAACATAGAATAATTGTTCGTCAACTCAGTGAAGCACCAACGGATCAAGCACATTGAGGTTGATGTTTGTATTCTACTCGAAAAAGGTGGCTATATTGACTAATGCTAAGCATGCTGACATGTTCACCAACGGATTCACAGTGCTAGTGTTCACCGAGTTCTGTTCCAGTCTCAACATCCAGGAACCAGCAGCTGCGGCTGCAACCACAGGAGCATGCAGTCCACATGCTACTCGCCTCATGGGTATGATCAGACTAGTTAGAATCCACATCCTCATTATATTGCTGTTTGTTATCATTCCAAATATAAATCACCCTCCCTCGTCTCCTATTTAGTATAATTGATATGCCTATTATGTGACTCCTCAGTTTCCTCTTTTAATATGTCGACCTACCTGTGTCCAGCTACAGAATTTTCATCTCTGGCGAACTTTATTGACAAGTAGATGCAAAATGTAACTCAACTATCTGAAACATAACTTAACCCTGTGAACATGCCATCAATGATGCAGAAGGCGAGTAATGGGTTCACAGCAACTTAATCAACCTAACCCTCTGAGCACCCAATTCAGGAGCTCAGGATTGAAAACCAAAAAAACACAGACTCACCCTTTTCTAGTACTATGTGATAACAATACCCAGCGAATCGGACTTACGACAGTGCACGGGGGCAAACAGAAATGACACCTGACTCTGACTGTTACAAAAGCCATAAGCAAGAAGAATACCTCGCTTATCTTGCAAGAAGTTGCAGCATCAACAGTGGACATATCCACGTAGCCCTTGCCCTCTCCGATTTGCTCGAGCACGCCATCCTTGTCGAAAACAACCTAGATGAATTCGACAGGCAAGAAATGGGGATATCAGCGACAACAACGGCACCCTGCAACGCTGGAGTAAGAACAAAAGGGTTCCCGGCGTCTCTTAACGGATAGCGCGGCGCTGGGATCGGAGAGCATGGCGATGGTGTACTTGCActtagcgacgacggacgccggcgTGTCCCCGACGGCGGCACCCATCGCGACGAGCTCGTCGCACTGCCAACAAAAATCGCCACAGGTTCTCGAGATTATTATCGGATAAAAACAAAAGGGGACAGAGCATGGCATATgaatcgatcgatcgatcgatctgcCAAGCCACAGACGGATGGATCGGCGAATCGGGGGGCGTCGCGTACCTTGGACAGGGTCCGGTTCCAGACGGTGACGCGGAAGCCGTGGCGGAGGAGGTTGGCCGCCATTGCCTTGCCCATGATGCCCAGTCCCAGGAAGCCCACCTCCATCGCGGCCTCCCTCTCcctgctgctgctctgcttcgTCTTCCTAGCACGCGGAAGCCGTGGCGGCGGAGGTTGGCTCCTCTTCTCTCTCGCTCGTCCCCTCTTCCCTGACTGCACGCGCACACGCACCCGCCGCTAGCGACACACACCTGTGCTCCTCCAGTGGGCAGCCACAGCCCGCCGATCCCctcgactttattttttaattctattTATCCTTGTCGTTCGCTTTATCCTAGAATTTCTGGTGCGCTGGGCATCTCCATCCAGCAGATTCTTAAAAAAACTCTCCCACCTCAATAATAGTTTTCAAATTATTACGGATTGATGCTTTCGCAGGTCCCAAATAAAGCTCTTCCAATATTTATTTTTCTCTACGTGAACAAACCTTATATCTTTTTTTTCCTAATAATAAAGCGTGGATTGACTTTATAGGTTCactgtcacaatacgcttcttttcGTGATTCTACGTGCGTCTTAATTTAAGATATAGaaatacaaaaaaagagaaaagcagGGGCACTAGGATTCGATCAGAGGCCACCAACGTGGGGGCTTGTTGCACTAACCAACTCCATTAAGTTCCTGTGCATATTTTTTACTGATAGCTCGTCCAATTTATCCGGGAATTGTTTCTTTCATCGGTGTTGGGCTGTAGTTTATCTTCTTTTTTTTCGTGCTACCTTGCATGGGCCGTTGGGCCTGCACCGCTAATTAAGCCGGATTATGGATAATTGACTCCTAATTAAATATGATTATGGGATCCGGTCTCTGCATGCTGGTGTTGGCTCCTCAGATGCTGATGTTGGTAGCTCTTGATGAGTAGGTTTACGCGAGACGGTGTCCAAAAAAGGTTTATTCTTTCGTATTGGTTTGTTCTTAAATTTTTCCATTTAATTAACTTCAAGCAGTGATTCGATTTTTTGATTCATCATATTTTGTTGTTCAACTGTCTTGGATTGGCTTGCTTCTAATCGATCTATTAATAAATATCATCAGGTACAACGGTTGCTCATAAGTGAGACCAATTAATTCAAATTTGTTCGTTTATTGAAGACGTACTATAAAGCTAGAGGAACATCAAGCTTGAAGACAACAACTTTGATCCTTGCAGTGTATGAAGGCTGTttttataggacaaaaaagaatACCGTAGATGCTTTTATGAAATTAGGCCATGATACCATCGCAACACTTCAAGTCTCAATTGCCTTTTCTAACTCCTTATGTCATTTTTGGCACATAATTTCAAAGACTCTTTTTATCTCCACCACATCTTCTTAGCCTGATTTTTGAGTCTGGGACGACATGGCCATTTAATAGGAGGATGCGGCCATGCAGGGATAATAATTTTTCACCCGTTGAGAAGCACGAGCATATTTACTATACCTAATAATAAGCTAAGGAGTGCTTCTGGCGGTCGGTCACACAACtttgcaaaaaaaaatcctatgctttCTATGAATTAACCCACAATACACACTCAATTCATATCCGAACCGTTATTTTGCATTTTTTTGAAACCCTTTTACTTTTTAGGTAATTCACCTACGGATCATATTTAAGTGAAACAAATGGTTTTCTAAATTATTATATCTTTTAAACCTTTACTCCGATTttaatattttatatatgaaatttgattagaaatgTGTA
This window contains:
- the LOC123132484 gene encoding glyoxylate/succinic semialdehyde reductase 1, giving the protein MEVGFLGLGIMGKAMAANLLRHGFRVTVWNRTLSKCDELVAMGAAVGDTPASVVAKCKYTIAMLSDPSAALSVVFDKDGVLEQIGEGKGYVDMSTVDAATSCKISEAVKQKGGAFVEAPVSGSKKPAEDGQLVILAAGDKALYDDMVPAFDVLGKKSFFLGEMGNGAKMKLVVNMIMGSMMNAFSEGLCLADKSGLSPQTLLDVLDLGAIANPMFKMKGPSMLQGSYNPAFPLKHQQKDMRLALSLGDENAVSMPVAAASNEAFKKARSLGLGDLDFSAVHEVLKGTGGSG